In one Tessaracoccus palaemonis genomic region, the following are encoded:
- a CDS encoding adenylyltransferase/cytidyltransferase family protein, protein MNLSVVGDGPRIVGYVPGGWDMFHVGHLNILSHARKHCDVLIVGAVTDEALEEMKGRRPIIPLAERMAILEALSMVDKVVVDTSSDKVKVWEQVHFDVLFKGDDWKGTAKGERLEKAMAGVGVRVIYFPYTRSTSSTQLRAALGERLG, encoded by the coding sequence ATGAATCTGTCTGTTGTGGGGGACGGCCCCAGGATCGTGGGCTATGTGCCCGGCGGCTGGGACATGTTCCATGTGGGCCACCTGAACATCCTGAGCCACGCGAGGAAGCACTGCGACGTGCTGATCGTGGGGGCCGTGACTGACGAGGCTCTCGAGGAGATGAAGGGCAGGCGCCCGATCATCCCGCTCGCCGAGCGGATGGCCATCCTCGAGGCGTTGTCCATGGTCGACAAGGTCGTCGTCGACACCTCGAGTGACAAGGTCAAGGTCTGGGAGCAGGTCCATTTCGACGTGCTGTTCAAGGGCGACGACTGGAAGGGCACGGCCAAGGGCGAACGGCTCGAGAAGGCCATGGCCGGAGTAGGCGTGCGGGTCATCTACTTCCCGTACACCCGCAGCACCAGCTCGACGCAGCTGCGTGCCGCGCTCGGCGAGCGCCTGGGCTGA
- a CDS encoding uracil-xanthine permease family protein, translating to MMWTLHNNGELLPGAVVKPTERLSWGRTIGLGAQHVVAMFGATFVFPLLMGLNPQLAVMMSGIATIIFIFATKHRVPSYLGSSASFVGVATAIYAAGGNPADVTGALFVVGLTLFMVGLVIHFAGAKVVHKALPPVVTGAVVMLIGFNLAPVVASVYWPVDPWLAFVVMLIVVALSIGLRGFMGRIAIFLSLIIGYVLSWLADLAFGPLQKVAEDGTVSEALRVDWSGVASADWIGLPPLTDLANWTYGATDNIVGIHLPHFSLGAIIIALPVVIALIAENTGHVKAVSEMTKENLDDYMGRAIAADGVGSMLATSVGAGPTTTYAENIGVMAASRVYSTAAYLVAAAVAILFGFSPKFGAIISATPSAVLGGITVVLYGMIGLLGAKIWRENNVDFGNPLNLIPASAGIIIGVGDVSVPFGSFSLSGIALGTIVVVSVYHLARLIAPEQMKKSADGASLIYDTPGMQDVDADDAEGR from the coding sequence CTGATGTGGACACTGCATAACAACGGCGAGCTCCTCCCGGGGGCCGTGGTCAAACCCACCGAACGACTGAGTTGGGGACGCACGATCGGACTCGGCGCGCAGCACGTCGTCGCCATGTTCGGCGCGACGTTCGTGTTCCCGCTCCTGATGGGCCTCAACCCGCAGCTTGCGGTGATGATGTCCGGCATCGCGACCATCATCTTCATCTTCGCGACCAAGCACCGCGTGCCGAGCTACCTCGGCAGCTCCGCGTCGTTCGTGGGCGTCGCGACGGCGATCTACGCCGCGGGCGGCAACCCCGCCGACGTGACCGGAGCGCTGTTCGTCGTCGGCCTGACGCTGTTCATGGTCGGTCTGGTCATCCACTTCGCCGGCGCGAAGGTCGTCCACAAGGCGCTTCCCCCGGTCGTGACAGGCGCCGTGGTCATGCTGATCGGCTTCAACCTCGCCCCGGTCGTGGCGAGCGTCTACTGGCCCGTCGACCCGTGGCTCGCGTTCGTCGTCATGCTGATCGTCGTCGCGCTGTCGATCGGCCTGCGCGGCTTCATGGGACGCATCGCCATCTTCCTGTCGCTGATCATCGGCTACGTGCTCAGCTGGCTCGCCGACCTCGCCTTCGGGCCCCTGCAGAAGGTCGCCGAGGACGGCACCGTGTCCGAGGCGCTGCGCGTCGACTGGTCGGGCGTCGCGTCCGCGGACTGGATCGGCCTGCCCCCGCTCACGGACCTCGCCAACTGGACCTACGGCGCCACCGACAACATCGTCGGCATCCACCTGCCCCACTTCTCGCTCGGCGCCATCATCATCGCCCTGCCCGTCGTCATCGCCCTGATCGCGGAGAACACCGGCCACGTCAAGGCCGTCTCCGAGATGACCAAGGAGAACCTCGACGACTACATGGGCCGCGCGATCGCCGCCGACGGGGTCGGGTCCATGCTGGCGACCTCCGTCGGCGCCGGCCCGACCACCACCTATGCCGAGAACATCGGCGTCATGGCCGCGTCCCGCGTCTACTCGACCGCCGCCTACCTGGTCGCCGCGGCCGTGGCCATCCTCTTCGGCTTCTCCCCGAAGTTCGGCGCCATCATCTCCGCCACCCCGTCGGCCGTCCTCGGCGGCATCACCGTCGTGCTCTACGGCATGATCGGCCTGCTGGGCGCGAAGATCTGGCGCGAGAACAACGTGGACTTCGGCAACCCGCTGAACCTGATCCCGGCCTCCGCCGGCATCATCATCGGCGTCGGCGACGTGTCGGTCCCCTTCGGCAGCTTCTCGCTGAGCGGCATCGCGCTGGGCACCATCGTGGTCGTCTCGGTCTACCACCTCGCCCGCCTCATCGCCCCCGAGCAGATGAAGAAGTCCGCCGACGGCGCATCGCTCATCTACGACACCCCCGGGATGCAGGACGTCGACGCGGACGACGCAGAGGGACGCTAG
- a CDS encoding endo-1,3-alpha-glucanase family glycosylhydrolase: MKSFRVRPRTLGALLLAVLLSTLIGGGALLAPTAQAEDAATTRTVTIPATRTTYTSSAATTKNFSTATTLFGSKTMYASYLGFDKLTLASGESITDASLNLNVTSVGGSGSTDVTVVPVNNSWTAAKVTYAARPAALGAEVNTTSTAPAGKTSALKLNASKVASQITTGASFEVRNTVSAAQLNFSATGAKAPTLTVTISTSGSSSNSSTSDKTSEATDSATDNGKMVFAHYFPPYPVSIDNKASDADYYARHYLVASGENGKYASVGGLLRDRPLTRDPISSNYKLADLKTEVRQAIDAGIDGFAVDILSLSGSNWDRTVLLMQAAEAVSSDFKIMLQVDATANAGKASDADLAAALATLSKYSSVYKVGGKVVISPFKAENKTASQWKSVLDLMKSKYSISTAFFPVFLNASKMSDYASISMGFGNWGARDPLLTANGPDYAAQAHKLGKLWMQPVAVQDERPNQKLYDEAGNTETLRAGWDKAISQDADWVLLTTWNDYSEGTSFAPSDDHGYSFLDISKYYATQFKTDAKPAITSDVIYVTHRIQSYKTKPSYSGVMVQWSGNRTTPRDTVELLTFLKASTTVSVKVGSKSYSYTAPAGVSAKTFALETGYTTVTATRSGSTVASVKTKDAVTATVTQQDLSYHAVSSSGR; the protein is encoded by the coding sequence ATGAAGTCATTCAGAGTCCGCCCCAGGACGCTCGGAGCGCTGCTCCTCGCCGTCCTCCTGAGCACGTTGATCGGCGGCGGAGCCCTGCTCGCCCCCACAGCCCAGGCTGAGGACGCGGCCACGACCCGCACGGTCACCATTCCCGCGACCCGCACCACCTACACCTCCAGCGCCGCCACGACGAAGAACTTCTCGACGGCCACCACCCTGTTCGGCAGCAAGACGATGTACGCGAGCTATCTCGGCTTCGACAAGCTGACGCTGGCCTCCGGCGAGTCCATCACCGACGCGTCCCTCAACCTGAACGTGACGTCGGTCGGCGGCTCGGGCAGCACCGACGTGACCGTGGTCCCGGTGAACAACTCCTGGACCGCAGCCAAGGTCACGTACGCCGCACGCCCGGCCGCCCTCGGCGCGGAGGTCAACACCACCTCGACCGCCCCGGCCGGCAAGACCAGCGCGCTGAAGCTCAACGCGTCGAAGGTCGCCTCCCAGATCACGACCGGAGCCTCGTTCGAGGTCCGCAACACTGTCTCGGCGGCACAGCTCAACTTCTCGGCCACCGGCGCCAAGGCCCCGACGCTGACCGTCACGATCTCCACCAGCGGCTCGAGCAGCAACTCGAGCACCTCCGACAAGACGTCCGAGGCGACGGACTCGGCCACGGACAACGGAAAGATGGTGTTCGCGCACTACTTCCCGCCGTACCCCGTCTCCATCGACAACAAGGCGAGCGACGCTGACTACTACGCGAGGCACTACCTCGTCGCCTCGGGCGAGAACGGCAAGTACGCGAGCGTCGGCGGCCTGCTGCGCGACCGCCCGCTCACCCGCGACCCCATCTCGAGCAACTACAAGCTCGCGGACCTGAAGACCGAGGTCAGGCAGGCCATCGACGCCGGCATCGACGGCTTCGCCGTGGACATCCTCTCGCTGAGCGGCTCGAACTGGGACCGCACCGTCCTGCTGATGCAGGCAGCCGAGGCTGTCTCGAGTGACTTCAAGATCATGCTGCAGGTCGACGCCACCGCCAACGCGGGCAAGGCCTCCGACGCGGATCTCGCCGCCGCCCTCGCCACGCTGTCCAAGTACTCGTCCGTCTACAAGGTGGGCGGCAAGGTCGTGATCTCCCCCTTCAAGGCGGAGAACAAGACCGCTTCCCAGTGGAAGTCGGTCCTGGACCTGATGAAGTCCAAGTACTCCATCTCCACCGCCTTCTTCCCCGTCTTCCTGAACGCCAGCAAGATGAGCGACTACGCGTCGATCAGCATGGGCTTCGGCAACTGGGGCGCCCGCGACCCGCTCCTGACGGCCAACGGCCCCGACTACGCCGCGCAGGCGCACAAGCTGGGCAAGCTGTGGATGCAGCCCGTCGCCGTCCAGGACGAGCGCCCGAACCAGAAGCTGTACGACGAGGCCGGCAACACCGAGACCCTGCGCGCAGGCTGGGACAAGGCCATCTCGCAGGACGCGGACTGGGTGCTCCTGACCACCTGGAACGACTACTCGGAGGGCACGAGCTTCGCCCCCTCGGACGACCACGGCTACAGCTTCCTCGACATCAGCAAGTACTACGCCACGCAGTTCAAGACCGATGCGAAGCCCGCCATCACCTCCGACGTGATCTACGTCACGCACCGCATCCAGTCGTACAAGACCAAGCCGTCCTACAGCGGCGTCATGGTCCAGTGGAGCGGCAACCGCACCACCCCGCGCGACACCGTCGAGCTGTTGACGTTCCTGAAGGCGTCCACCACCGTCAGCGTCAAGGTCGGCAGCAAGAGCTACAGCTACACGGCACCGGCCGGGGTGAGCGCCAAGACGTTCGCGCTGGAGACCGGGTACACGACGGTGACAGCGACGAGGTCGGGTTCGACCGTCGCCTCGGTGAAGACCAAGGACGCGGTGACGGCCACCGTCACGCAGCAGGACCTCTCGTACCACGCGGTGAGCAGCTCCGGCCGCTGA
- a CDS encoding CDP-alcohol phosphatidyltransferase family protein — MGTRTTFMDSYARLSRAQKTSVGVSYYSRWINRPIGRVLASAAHVLGLTPNAVTGLSALCSLGALVLLVLAEPAPVTGLGVGLLLVLGFAFDSADGQLARLRGGGSRLGEWLDHLVDSGKTVLVHTAVLLAAWLHWDVATGWLLVPLAYLFVAVVQFSGILLTQFLLPKDQSAAPRQPSAARSLALLPADYGVLCLAFLLSGVPAVFTAVYTVLGLLTALITAGLITQWARRLRAA, encoded by the coding sequence ATGGGCACCAGGACCACCTTCATGGACAGTTATGCACGCCTGTCCAGGGCGCAGAAGACGTCGGTGGGGGTCTCCTACTACTCGCGCTGGATCAACCGACCGATCGGCCGCGTCCTCGCCTCCGCCGCCCACGTGCTCGGCCTCACCCCCAATGCGGTCACCGGCCTGTCGGCGCTGTGCTCGCTGGGTGCACTCGTGCTGCTCGTGCTCGCCGAGCCCGCCCCCGTGACCGGGCTCGGCGTCGGCCTCCTGCTGGTCCTCGGGTTCGCCTTCGATTCCGCCGACGGGCAGCTCGCCCGGCTGCGGGGCGGCGGGTCGCGGCTCGGCGAATGGCTCGACCACCTCGTCGACTCCGGCAAGACCGTGCTGGTCCACACCGCTGTCCTGCTCGCCGCCTGGCTGCACTGGGACGTTGCGACGGGGTGGCTGCTCGTCCCGCTCGCCTACCTGTTCGTGGCGGTGGTGCAGTTCTCCGGGATCCTGCTGACGCAGTTCCTGCTGCCGAAGGATCAGTCCGCGGCACCACGTCAGCCGAGCGCGGCCCGCTCGCTCGCTCTGCTGCCGGCCGACTACGGGGTGCTGTGTCTCGCCTTCCTGCTCTCGGGAGTTCCCGCCGTGTTCACGGCGGTATACACCGTGCTCGGGCTCCTGACCGCGCTCATCACCGCCGGCCTGATCACCCAGTGGGCCCGTCGGCTACGGGCGGCCTGA
- a CDS encoding lipopolysaccharide biosynthesis protein, translated as MRALSGLNKAFGYALSMLLLAVASLVVIPAMIRASGDAAWGAIAVGQSVGAIAAVAVAYGWSLSGPAEVARGSADQRREEFVSSVKVRLSLFVPVVLVAVLVSMLLAPARPDLATLGSATASLAGLTANWFFVGLARPYVFLLVETVPRVVGTLVGILLMRHGADAGLGLACQSAGFLVAFCLSSVWIFAYLRRSGAVPAVVPGLGPLLRSRGDGLVSALGSAGYVAAPVIIVSAVAPAVQPLYALADKLQRQVSVAMGPAVTVLQGWVPRGRHSASRARRGLAGSAGIAVLMALAVWVAGRPLLGWLGAGSLEPSGVLVVLMAVFVALNFMESVIAKTVLATFGKLRAVARATLVGALVGLPLVAAGAVWWGAEGALVGVVLGLAVRMGWELVVALRVLRGAGTEEL; from the coding sequence GTGCGCGCACTGTCCGGGCTCAACAAGGCGTTCGGGTATGCCCTCTCCATGCTCCTGCTCGCCGTCGCCTCCCTCGTGGTCATCCCGGCGATGATCCGGGCCAGCGGCGACGCCGCCTGGGGTGCAATCGCGGTGGGGCAGTCGGTGGGGGCGATCGCCGCGGTCGCCGTCGCCTACGGCTGGTCGCTGTCCGGGCCGGCGGAGGTCGCGCGCGGCTCCGCCGACCAGCGGCGCGAGGAGTTCGTCTCGTCGGTGAAGGTGCGGCTCTCGCTGTTCGTGCCCGTCGTCCTGGTGGCGGTGCTGGTGTCGATGCTACTGGCCCCCGCTCGACCGGACCTCGCGACACTCGGCAGCGCCACGGCCTCCCTGGCGGGGCTCACCGCCAACTGGTTCTTCGTGGGTCTCGCGCGCCCCTACGTCTTCCTGCTTGTCGAGACCGTGCCGCGGGTGGTCGGCACGCTCGTCGGCATCCTGCTGATGCGACACGGAGCCGACGCGGGCCTGGGGCTGGCCTGTCAGTCGGCGGGATTCCTTGTGGCCTTCTGCCTGTCCTCCGTCTGGATCTTCGCCTACCTCAGGCGGTCCGGGGCGGTGCCCGCCGTCGTGCCGGGGCTCGGCCCGCTGCTCCGCAGCCGCGGCGACGGGCTCGTGTCTGCGCTGGGCAGCGCCGGCTATGTCGCGGCGCCCGTGATCATCGTCTCCGCCGTCGCCCCCGCGGTGCAGCCGCTGTACGCGCTGGCCGACAAGCTGCAGCGCCAGGTGTCGGTGGCCATGGGGCCGGCCGTCACGGTGCTGCAGGGCTGGGTGCCGCGCGGTCGTCACTCCGCGTCCCGTGCGCGGCGGGGGCTGGCCGGCAGCGCGGGAATCGCGGTGCTGATGGCGCTGGCGGTCTGGGTCGCGGGGCGGCCACTGCTCGGCTGGCTCGGGGCGGGAAGCCTGGAGCCGTCGGGGGTCCTCGTGGTGCTGATGGCCGTGTTCGTGGCCTTGAACTTCATGGAGTCGGTGATCGCGAAGACGGTTCTGGCGACGTTCGGGAAGCTGCGGGCCGTCGCCAGGGCGACACTCGTCGGCGCCCTGGTGGGACTGCCGCTCGTCGCCGCCGGCGCGGTGTGGTGGGGTGCCGAGGGTGCCCTGGTCGGCGTGGTACTCGGCCTCGCGGTCAGGATGGGGTGGGAACTGGTGGTGGCGTTGCGCGTCCTGCGCGGCGCCGGGACGGAGGAGCTGTGA
- a CDS encoding acyltransferase produces the protein MALLDIATTAVWLLPASRAKNALLRKVGHDVSPSARAATNLVLRVRRFTVGDGALVGRFNLFKDLSAVELAPGSRIGRMNLISAHPVYARHYPDGARLSLGDKAKITSRHSVDCSGGVTVGALASVAGRQTLILTHSVDLARDAQVAHPVVVGERSFVGARCLLLGGASLPERSVLAAGSVLTRSGKRDRGVWAGAPATWRAPKDGLWFDREETSTHRLYVPATGETHEGVI, from the coding sequence ATGGCACTGCTGGACATCGCGACGACGGCCGTGTGGCTGCTGCCTGCGAGCCGGGCGAAGAACGCCCTACTCAGGAAGGTGGGGCATGACGTGTCGCCGAGCGCCAGGGCCGCGACGAATCTTGTGCTACGCGTGCGGCGGTTCACCGTGGGCGACGGGGCCCTGGTCGGGAGGTTCAACCTGTTCAAGGACCTGTCGGCGGTCGAGCTGGCGCCGGGGTCGCGCATCGGGCGGATGAACCTCATCTCCGCGCACCCCGTGTACGCCCGCCACTACCCGGACGGGGCGCGGCTCAGCCTGGGGGACAAGGCGAAGATCACGTCGCGGCACAGCGTGGACTGCTCAGGTGGGGTCACCGTCGGGGCGCTCGCCTCGGTGGCGGGCCGGCAGACGCTGATCCTCACCCACAGCGTCGACCTCGCGCGGGACGCGCAGGTCGCGCATCCGGTGGTGGTGGGGGAGCGCAGCTTCGTGGGCGCCCGGTGCCTGCTCCTGGGTGGCGCGTCACTGCCTGAGAGATCCGTGCTGGCCGCCGGTTCCGTGCTCACCCGATCGGGTAAGCGGGACCGGGGCGTCTGGGCCGGGGCGCCCGCGACGTGGCGCGCGCCGAAGGACGGACTGTGGTTCGACCGCGAGGAGACGTCGACGCACCGCCTCTACGTCCCGGCCACGGGGGAGACGCACGAGGGCGTGATCTGA
- a CDS encoding DapH/DapD/GlmU-related protein: MEPRWDLSGCTGYDKGRGFVWQVLWQLVSGLVFVRWWCPAGLRVRILRAFGAEIGEGVYIKPRVRVHWPWRLKVGDHSWIGEDAWILNLVQVSIGSQSIISQSALLCSGSHDMHSPTFELDNAPITIGNGTWIAARATVLRGVTVGDGAVVGSGALVVKDVADGQIVLAPVAEPLLRKRPAA; encoded by the coding sequence ATGGAACCGCGGTGGGATCTCAGTGGCTGCACGGGATACGACAAGGGTCGTGGCTTTGTGTGGCAGGTGTTGTGGCAGCTGGTCTCGGGGCTGGTGTTCGTCCGGTGGTGGTGCCCGGCCGGGCTGCGGGTCAGGATTCTCAGGGCGTTCGGGGCCGAGATCGGCGAGGGCGTCTACATCAAGCCGCGCGTGCGTGTGCACTGGCCGTGGCGGCTCAAGGTCGGCGACCACTCCTGGATCGGTGAGGACGCCTGGATCCTCAACCTGGTGCAGGTGAGCATCGGGAGCCAGTCGATCATCTCGCAGTCTGCGCTGCTGTGCAGCGGCTCGCACGACATGCACTCGCCGACGTTCGAGCTGGACAACGCGCCCATCACCATCGGCAACGGCACGTGGATCGCGGCCCGCGCGACGGTGCTGCGCGGGGTGACGGTCGGCGATGGCGCGGTGGTCGGCTCAGGGGCACTGGTGGTCAAGGACGTCGCGGATGGGCAGATCGTGCTCGCCCCGGTCGCCGAGCCGCTGCTCCGCAAGCGCCCAGCGGCATGA
- a CDS encoding sigma-70 family RNA polymerase sigma factor has translation MSTRQRPAPTAATFDRARADARSDEELLSLSRAGDHEAFTTLFYRHHAGAVRAARGTTNRLDPEDLTAEAFSRTWRTIQGGGGPRRDLGPYLRTTIRNLAATWGRRSREVPTDDLVLELASGEVSFDEAMADHELVTDAFRTLPKRWQSVLWRVEVEGQSAAEVARELGLTPNAASVLTRRAREGLAKAWLQAQVDTRSRRRDCQWALQRIGSYVRGTLPAAQLVRMSGHLDECEDCARATRRIASLGSSLRLVAILAGGSAVGLLAFGVLAPPAAQAAQAPSPSAGTATAAQTAARVFTSPLGAVASVAIIGTTAVALVATGLGGRSTDRTQPDPQAVNVAVSASISAAPAATTAASGVLTSAVPHAPTTLVTTPAPASWPVPGPTRPPALIRPTAQATTVATTPVTPSSMPSPTDSPSPTQAPTGITPTEPETTPPVVIPSPERPDSPTPSPTPEPSPEPTPEPTPEPTPEPTLTATPEPTPEPTLTATPETTPTPTLTATPETTPTPDPTVTPTPEPTPTPTCLVIIGPICIAFGS, from the coding sequence ATGAGCACCCGACAGCGTCCGGCCCCGACGGCCGCGACGTTCGACCGCGCCCGCGCTGACGCCCGCTCCGACGAGGAACTCCTCTCCTTGTCACGCGCCGGGGATCACGAGGCCTTCACGACGCTCTTCTACCGTCACCACGCGGGAGCTGTGCGTGCCGCGCGGGGAACCACCAACCGTCTCGATCCGGAGGATCTGACGGCCGAGGCGTTCTCCCGGACGTGGCGGACGATCCAGGGCGGCGGAGGGCCACGCCGGGACCTCGGGCCCTATCTCCGCACGACCATCCGTAACCTGGCCGCGACCTGGGGGCGCCGCTCGCGCGAGGTTCCCACCGACGACCTGGTACTCGAACTGGCCTCCGGTGAGGTCAGCTTCGACGAGGCCATGGCCGACCACGAGCTGGTCACCGACGCCTTCCGCACGCTCCCGAAGCGGTGGCAGTCCGTGCTGTGGCGGGTGGAGGTGGAGGGCCAGTCGGCGGCCGAGGTGGCCAGGGAGCTCGGGCTCACCCCCAACGCGGCCTCCGTCCTGACCCGGCGCGCCAGGGAAGGACTCGCAAAGGCCTGGCTGCAGGCCCAGGTCGACACCCGCTCCCGGCGCCGCGACTGCCAGTGGGCGCTGCAACGGATCGGCTCGTACGTCCGCGGCACGCTCCCTGCGGCCCAGCTCGTGCGCATGAGCGGGCACCTCGACGAGTGCGAGGACTGCGCTCGTGCCACCCGGCGCATCGCCTCCCTCGGCTCCTCGCTCAGGCTAGTCGCGATCCTGGCCGGTGGATCCGCCGTCGGGCTGCTGGCGTTCGGCGTGCTCGCACCTCCGGCGGCCCAGGCCGCACAGGCGCCCTCCCCCTCCGCCGGCACCGCCACCGCCGCGCAGACAGCCGCCCGCGTGTTCACAAGTCCCCTCGGCGCCGTGGCCAGCGTCGCGATCATCGGCACGACCGCGGTCGCACTCGTGGCCACAGGACTGGGTGGACGGTCGACCGATCGCACGCAACCAGACCCGCAGGCGGTCAACGTCGCGGTCAGCGCATCGATCTCAGCCGCCCCCGCAGCCACCACTGCCGCCAGCGGCGTGCTCACCTCCGCCGTTCCCCACGCACCCACCACTCTCGTCACAACTCCGGCGCCGGCGTCGTGGCCGGTGCCCGGACCGACGAGGCCCCCGGCCCTGATCCGGCCCACAGCCCAGGCAACGACCGTCGCGACTACACCCGTCACACCCTCGTCGATGCCGAGCCCCACGGACTCGCCGTCGCCCACCCAGGCCCCGACGGGGATCACGCCCACCGAACCGGAGACCACCCCTCCGGTCGTCATCCCCTCCCCCGAACGCCCGGATTCCCCGACCCCGTCGCCCACGCCCGAGCCGTCCCCGGAACCCACGCCCGAGCCCACGCCCGAGCCGACTCCTGAGCCCACCCTCACGGCGACGCCCGAGCCCACGCCCGAGCCCACCCTCACGGCGACGCCTGAAACCACCCCGACGCCCACCCTCACGGCGACGCCTGAAACGACCCCGACGCCCGACCCGACCGTCACCCCGACGCCCGAGCCGACGCCCACCCCGACCTGCCTGGTGATCATCGGTCCGATCTGCATCGCCTTCGGCAGTTGA
- a CDS encoding flavin reductase family protein, with the protein MDQLQLEFREAMAHVPAPVTIITTTLGGMPTGTTVSAFASLSITPPMVLFALDNRGGMIERLRASGRAGINILAGGQSEIALQFARHGEADRFDGLGWHADNGLPRIDGATSWLRCEELTFIPGGDHTVVLGTVMEAQTEPGSSLTYHLRTFRDLTPPPAGLG; encoded by the coding sequence GTGGATCAACTGCAACTCGAGTTCCGCGAGGCCATGGCCCACGTCCCGGCCCCCGTCACGATCATCACGACGACGCTCGGCGGCATGCCTACGGGGACGACGGTCTCCGCCTTCGCCTCACTGTCGATCACGCCCCCGATGGTGCTGTTCGCGCTGGACAACCGTGGCGGCATGATCGAGCGGCTGCGCGCCAGCGGCCGCGCGGGGATCAACATCCTGGCCGGTGGCCAGTCGGAGATCGCGCTGCAGTTCGCACGGCACGGCGAGGCTGACCGCTTCGACGGCCTCGGCTGGCACGCCGACAACGGGCTGCCCCGCATCGACGGCGCAACGTCATGGCTGCGCTGCGAGGAGCTGACGTTCATCCCCGGCGGCGACCACACCGTCGTGCTCGGCACCGTCATGGAGGCACAGACGGAACCCGGCTCGTCATTGACCTACCATCTGCGCACGTTCAGGGACCTCACGCCCCCACCGGCCGGCCTCGGCTGA
- a CDS encoding glycosyltransferase yields the protein MRILSVVTLISPLGEYGGPVRVAVNQAKALQDRGHQVQIIASTRGFPRDEVPTQLDGVPLHLFRGIQVLPGAGFAGLAAPGLWAWLLRHVRSADVVHVHAARDLVTLPAAAIARLEGVPYFLQTHGMIDPSDNPLARPLDALMTRPVLRGAREIFHLTALERSQLLEVAGPALRLAELANGVPLADPPPVSVAGPEVLFLARLAPRKRPMLLVDAARALHEKHPRARFTIVGPDEGEGPAVKQAVREAVNAGVPVAWEGPLGPDLVLERTSRSTIYVLPSINEPYPMSVLEAMSVGRPVIITDTCGLAPLVERAGAGIVVGDSTDAFVDAVDALLSDPQLALDCGRRGREFVRSDLTMEAIAASLEQHYASALA from the coding sequence ATGAGAATCCTGTCGGTCGTCACGCTCATCAGCCCGCTGGGCGAGTACGGCGGCCCCGTGCGGGTGGCGGTCAACCAGGCGAAGGCGCTGCAGGACCGCGGGCACCAGGTGCAGATCATCGCCTCGACGCGCGGCTTCCCGCGCGACGAGGTGCCCACGCAGCTGGACGGGGTCCCGCTCCACCTGTTCCGCGGCATCCAGGTCCTGCCCGGCGCCGGCTTCGCCGGCCTCGCGGCGCCCGGACTGTGGGCCTGGCTGCTCCGCCATGTGCGCAGCGCCGACGTCGTGCACGTGCACGCGGCGCGCGACCTGGTGACGCTGCCCGCGGCCGCCATCGCCCGGCTGGAGGGGGTCCCGTACTTCCTGCAGACGCACGGCATGATCGACCCGTCGGACAACCCGCTGGCTCGCCCGCTCGATGCGCTCATGACGCGCCCCGTCCTCCGCGGAGCCCGGGAGATCTTCCATCTCACCGCACTGGAGCGCAGCCAGCTGCTCGAGGTGGCCGGCCCAGCGCTGCGGCTGGCCGAGCTCGCGAACGGGGTGCCGTTGGCGGACCCGCCGCCGGTCAGCGTGGCGGGGCCCGAGGTGCTGTTCCTCGCCCGGCTCGCGCCGCGCAAGCGGCCCATGCTGCTCGTCGACGCCGCGCGCGCCCTGCACGAGAAACACCCCCGGGCACGGTTCACGATCGTCGGGCCGGACGAGGGCGAGGGGCCGGCGGTCAAGCAGGCGGTGCGGGAGGCCGTCAACGCCGGTGTGCCGGTGGCCTGGGAGGGTCCACTCGGCCCGGACCTCGTGCTGGAGCGCACCTCGCGTTCGACGATCTACGTCCTGCCGTCGATCAACGAGCCGTACCCCATGTCGGTGCTCGAGGCCATGTCGGTCGGCCGGCCGGTGATCATCACCGACACCTGTGGCCTTGCCCCCCTCGTCGAACGCGCCGGCGCTGGAATCGTCGTGGGCGACTCGACCGACGCGTTCGTCGACGCCGTCGACGCGCTGCTCAGCGACCCCCAACTGGCCCTCGACTGCGGCCGGCGCGGCCGCGAGTTCGTGCGGTCGGACCTCACGATGGAGGCGATCGCCGCGTCTCTGGAGCAGCACTACGCGTCGGCGCTCGCCTGA